The genomic window CAAAAAATCCAAAAAGAATCATGGGTATGCCATAGCacagatatttatttatttatttatttatgtattgcaAGTTGAAGTCAGATTATAAGTCATTTGTGAACATTTTATATTGAAGCAtatgttatttcatgttagaCATAACTGGTCCTCCTCTCTTAGATCGACACAGAGCACTCAAGGTCAGAAAGCAGATGTGAAGGTCAGGGCAGCTGGAAAGGATGCTTGTTCTCCTGGACCTGAGAGAAGCTCTGAATCTACCCACACTATGCAAAAACGTGCTCAGGAGGAGGCCAAATCTACCCATAGTGACTGTAATTCATCCCAGCAGCATCTGATGAAGACATCGTCTGCTGAAGATGAAAAGGGGTAATTTTTCCTGTCAATTCAGCTGAATCAATGTAGTACAGTATGGCTGTGTCTTTACATACAGTAGGTGCTTGCTTGCAGTGTAAACTGTGCCACTTTTTTACAAATTGCTTCTCAAATCATAGAGAaattacagaagaaaaaaattatcattttggATGTCTACTGTCATTATGAACTTGCTTCATGTCAAGAGTAAGACAAATCATTTGGGAATACATTTGCATTTCAAATGTTACATTTGGATTTCAAGAAAAATCAAAACACTATCACTTTTAGTTTTGGTAAAATGCTTcctttaataattaataggTAATCTTTGGtcaaatgtgaccctggaccagtcataagggtaatttaaaaaaaaaaaatgtatcgatgcatggtttgttaggataggacaatatttggccgagatacaactatttgaaaatctggaatctgagggtgcaaaaaatcaaaatattgagaaaatcgcctttaaagttgtccaaatgaagtccttagcaatgcatagccactcacaaaaaatacatttttgatatatttacattaggaaatttacaaaatatcttcatggaacatgatctttatttaatatcctaatgatttttggcataaaagaaaaatcgataattttgacccatacaatgtattgttggctattgctacaaacaTACcagtgtgacttatgactgtttttgtggtccagggtcaaaaataatttacataGTTTTATACAGTGACAATTCACCAACACGTACAATATGCATTTTTAGACCTGGGTACGTTTTCTTTGACATAAAATTCTTTTTACATGCTATGTAGAAAATGTAACTTGTGTGTTTATAAAATCACATGCAGGAGAGATGTATAACCATGAATATATGGTTACGTGACAAAtattatacaccactgaaataGATTAAGGAAGTGACACAAGTTATTATGCACTGATTTGCATTGAGTCCTTATTGTTTCCTAGTGAGGTGGACCTATACAGAGGAGAAGAGGAAATAGAACAAGAACTGCATGAGAAGCACCAGTCAAAGTCAGGTAGTGGCCAGGTTTGAATGTTCAGTCTGTATTTAAATGTTGGAGAGATGTCTGTGAGGTGGTTTTTGTCTGAGCTAGAGGAGTCTTTATTCCCATCAGTGGCTGTTGGTGAGGCCCAGAGCAGTGTGTCAGCTGCCGAAGATATTCAGACCTACAGTGAGAGAGAATGGAAAGGGAATACCACTAAAAGTCAGCTTATCCGAAAGGTGAGCCTGCTTCTCTCACACAttactttgtgttcattttaattctTTGAGATCTTTGATACAATAGATTGAGAGAATGGTTGGCATCCAGGGGTTTCCATTAAACTGGTTTCCCTCATATCTCCAAGGGGCGAACCTTTTCTGTCAGTAATGATAATCACAACTCACATTCAACACTGATTACATGTGGTGTCCCACAAGGCTCCATTTTGAGTCCCTTGCTTTTTTTCCCTATATACAGTATGCTTCCTCTTGGCTCTATTTTATCACTGTTATGGTTGATACATACCTTTATCTCCCTATCAAGCCGATGGTAAATCATCTCATCTCCTGCTTTCAGGAAGTAAAGTTGTGGATGTCTGAAAACTTCCTCAAGTTAAAAGGAATTAGTGATTCATGCACTTATCACATCAAGATTGGACTAATGCAATTATATGTAGGTTTGCCTAAATCTAATCTTCAGCGCTTGCAATTGGTTCAAACTGCAGCAGCTAGACTTCTAACGGGTACAAGGAAGAGAGAGCATATTACTCATGTTCCTGCTTCCTTACACTGGTTATCAGTTGGCTATTGAGTCAAATTTAAGGTTTTGCTGTATGTTAATAAAGCCTTGCATGGTCTAGCACCACAGTACATTGTCGATCTCCTTCATTATTCTGCAGTAAGATCTCAAGTCAGTTGCTTCTCTCTGTACCTCATTCCCGCTTGAAAACCAAGGGTGATCCGGTGTTTGCAACTGTGGAATGCACTGCCATTCTCTGTCAGGTCCTCTACCACACTGTCCACATTGAAATATAGGGGTTTCAGTTGTATGAGTCctatttgtatttgtatgacttgttcattttaagttttttttccccctctatTGCTATCTTACTCTGTTAATTTTAGCTAATTTCTGTGTTTTTTCCCTGTTTCTGTTACTGTATTTTCCtaattgtacagcactttggttcaccgtttgttgtttttaaatgttctttatatataaatttgaaCTTGATTAAAGGAGCCTGCTCACATGTGCATTTTTTTAGGGTTATGAAGCAATAGCCAGTGAGTTCAATCTATGCAGAGTAAGAGGTGATAACTATTGTGCCCTGAGGGCGACGCTCTTCCAGGTCCTCAGCCAGTCCAAACAACTTCCTGCCTGGTTACATGACTCTGATTTCATTAAGGTAACTTAACCTTATTGTTGTTAGACATTAGGCATCCTTATTACATCCCTACTAAATATGGATGTGCACAAAGCAGCATGACTTGatcatttttttgcattgtgttatgcataattaatttgatgcattatgaattttttgttATAGTGGCCAAAAGAAATTCATTCTGATAAGGATTTTATTAAGGAGTGGCAgtttccatttgaaagcaggaaGAGCACAGTACAGCGTCTTGAACAATGCCTGGAATTACTGAAGAAAAAGGttacttttgttatttttcttcatTGCATATGTATGAATATTTACACtacgttcaaaagtttagggtcggtaagattttctATGAAAAAAGCCTCACAAATGCgttttttatttgatcaaaaatacagtaaaaaaaatagtaatattgtgaaatattattacagttaaaAGTactattctaatttaatatattttaaatgtattgttgtgatggcaaagctaaattttcagcatcattactccagtcttcagtacggaagaggattagggccaggcaataataaaaaaaaataaaaccatctcgagattaaagttgttaaatttcgagaaaaaagtcaaaataaaatgttgagaataaactcattaaattatgagaaaaaaacgcgttaaattttgagaaaaaagtcgagataaaatgttgagaataaactcattaaattacgagaaaaaagtcattaaattacgagaacaaattcgttaaattatgagaaaattgtcgttaaattacgagaaaaaagtcgataaaattttaaattaaaagtcgagataaaatgttgagaataaagtcattaaattatgagaaaaaagtccttaaattacgagaacaaactcattaaattatgagaaaaaaacgcgttaaattttgagaaaaaagtcgagataaaatgttgagaataaagtcattaaattacgaaaaaaaagtcgttaaattacgagaacaaattcgttaaattatgagaaaattgttgttaaattttgagaaaaaagtcgagataaaatgttgagaataaactcattaaattatgagaaaaaagtcgaaataaaatgttgagaataaagtcattaaattacgagaaaaaagtcattaaattacgagaacaaattcgttaaattatgataaaattgtcgttaaattacgagaaaaaagttgataaaatgttaaattacgagaaaaaaacctcataacatttcgagaaaaaagtcgagataaaatgtcgagaataaactcgtttaattttgagaaaaaagtcgagataaaatgttgagaataaagtcattaaattacgagaaaaaagtccttaaattacgagaacaaattcgttaaattatgagaaaattgtcgttaaattacgagaaaaaagttgagataaaatgttaaattacgagaaaaaaaaactcagaaaatttcgagaaaaaagtcgaggtaaaatgttgagaataaactcattaaattaacaaatttattctcaacattttatctagacttttttctcgaaatttaacgagttttttttgcgtaatttaatgagtttattctcaacattttatctcgacttttttctcgtaatttaacgagtttttttctcgtaatttaatgagtttattctcaacattttatttcgactttttttctcgtaatttaacaagtttattctcaacattttatctcgacttttttctcgtaatttaacgagtttttttctcgtaatttaatgagt from Megalobrama amblycephala isolate DHTTF-2021 linkage group LG17, ASM1881202v1, whole genome shotgun sequence includes these protein-coding regions:
- the otulinb gene encoding OTU deubiquitinase with linear linkage specificity b isoform X3 — encoded protein: MMKGSIRRLFVVTVQEDRKGRSTQSTQGQKADVKVRAAGKDACSPGPERSSESTHTMQKRAQEEAKSTHSDCNSSQQHLMKTSSAEDEKGEVDLYRGEEEIEQELHEKHQSKSVAVGEAQSSVSAAEDIQTYSEREWKGNTTKSQLIRKGYEAIASEFNLCRVRGDNYCALRATLFQVLSQSKQLPAWLHDSDFIKWPKEIHSDKDFIKEWQFPFESRKSTVQRLEQCLELLKKKWQEAVKCKSLEDRERMCQEVFRGHDEEYELLEALKFLMLRTAIQLHSDMEKGSDVPEFCWLLFARDSSKCPRTFLNNHLRHVGFSGGLEQVEMCLLGHSLQQTIRVVRLYKCDTEEFITYYPNDHREDRPPPLCLITEDDRHYNALVPKKPSKFDERGRPKWNQPSDGQSNVTTRL